From the Brassica napus cultivar Da-Ae chromosome A8, Da-Ae, whole genome shotgun sequence genome, one window contains:
- the LOC125576979 gene encoding uncharacterized protein LOC125576979 — protein sequence MPPKNARVARPAAANLRATRRVTRSASQASSEAESRRGGAPENENPVEMPNVANAALLAELQRYRDAYGGHLPNGEAAADAGDNPIPPGAAQNPPPPPPPPAAPAVVHAPGPNYWDMLRHMKSMQTEFFNGKADAIVADNWRRQLERNFASARCPPEFRRDLAAHYLKDDALVWWDEVVERSHGIRLTWDDFLEAFNGKYFPLEAMDAMESKFQDIRQGSRNVRDYGDEFNRLRRFAGHYLSDHDLIRRFLKGMRVELRNSCNVRDYRDVHELIEKAAEQESGLEEERKQNQNSQNRGTKRPRDAQPAAEPAPLRPACERCGRFHAGECRMGACFTCGERGHIARDCPKERQGQRRRCYRCGQEGHLAWECPTLQRGNAEGAQPQQQRGQAAGARAYAVEGREGAEPIAGSVAVGGVTAFTLFDTGATHSFVSPRLTREWDFKGNFNTMVTGVETAGTEKMATRGRYEEVPVILAGVNLPGDLLELELGRYEVILGMDWLAQHRAVVECAKACVRIPLDGRQIVYRGMRTRTGITVVSMAHAEEAIRKGGEAFLATIEMVGETEAPDLESIPVAAEYADVFKPLRGPPPQRNNAFTIELEPGTAPVSRAPYRLAPAEMAELKKQLEELVEKGFIRPSSSPWGAPVLFVKKKDGSLRLCIDYRGLNKVTVKNKYPLPRIDELMDQLEGATWFSKIDLASGYHQIPIHEEDIRKTAFRTRYGHYEFVVMPFGLTNAPAAFMGLMNDIFRDYLDQCVIVFIDDILIYSKSREDHRRHLGIVLDKLREHGLYAKLSKCSFWQRKIGFLGHVISEAGIAVDPEKITAITKWPTPSNATEVRSFLGLAGYYRKYVLGFATIARPLTRLTGKEVRFEWTEACEEGAGLEVVEQADLLSRISKAQETDSTLQKMVDKEVSGYRTAGNGTILFKGRVCVPQGGNLRDELLAQAH from the exons ATGCCTCCCAAGAATGCCAGAGTTGCAAGGCCAGCTGCGGCCAACCTGAGAGCGACGCGACGGGTCACCAGGTCCGCGTCTCAAGCCTCCAGCGAGGCAGAAAGCCGAAGAGGGGGCGCACCTGAGAATGAGAACCCAGTGGAAATGCCGAACGTGGCGAATGCAGCGCTCCTGGCAGAACTGCAAAGATACCGCGACGCCTATGGGGGTCATCTGCCCAATGGTGAAGCCGCCGCAGATGCGGGGGACAACCCCATACCACCCGGGGCGGCCCAGAATCCGCCACCGCCGCCTCCACCCCCGGCAGCGCCTGCGGTGGTGCACGCCCCCGGACCCAACTACTGGGACATGCTGAGACACATGAAGAGTATGCAGACGGAGTTTTTCAATGGAAAGGCCGACGCGATTGTCGCGGATAATTGGAGACGTCAACTCGAGAGGAACTTCGCTTCTGCAAGGTGCCCACCGGAGTTCCGTAGGGACCTGGCTGCTCACTACCTTAAAGACGACGCACTAGTGTGGTGGGACGAAGTGGTCGAAAGGTCACACGGGATACGACTGACCTGGGATGATTTCCTGGAGGCATTCAATGGGAAGTACTTTCCCTTAGAAGCCATGGACGCGATGGAAAGCAAGTTTCAGGACATCCGTCAAGGGTCGAGGAATGTACGAGACTACGGGGACGAGTTCAACCGACTTCGGAGATTTGCGGGTCACTACCTGAGTGATCACGACTTAATCCGCCGTTTCCTCAAAGGTATGAGAGTGGAACTGAGGAATAGCTGCAACGTGAGGGACTATCGTGATGTCCATGAGCTGATTGAGAAAGCCGCAGAACAAGAATCAGGGCTCGAGGAAGAGCGAAAACAGAACCAGAACTCCCAGAACCGGGGTACCAAACGGCCCCGGGATGCACAACCCGCGGCTGAGCCTGCTCCGTTAAGGCCCGCATGTGAGAGGTGTGGACGATTCCATGCAGGGGAGTGCAGGATGGGAGCATGCTTCACCTGCGGCGAGCGCGGACATATAGCGAGGGATTGCCCGAAGGAGAGACAAGGCCAACGCAGGCGCTGTTACCGCTGCGGCCAGGAGGGACATCTGGCGTGGGAGTGCCCAACACTCCAAAGAGGAAACGCGGAAGGGGCACAACCCCAACAGCAGAGGGGGCAAGCCGCAGGGGCAAGAGCGTACGCCGTCGAGGGTCGCGAAGGAGCCGAACCGATCGCGG GGTCTGTCGCGGTCGGAGGAGTGACAGCGTTCACTCTCTTCGACACCGGGGCAACTCACAGTTTTGTAAGCCCTAGACTTACGCGTGAGTGGGACTTTAaggggaacttcaacaccatgGTGACGGGAGTCGAGACGGCAGGAACAGAGAAAATGGCCACGAGGGGTAGATATGAAGAAGTACCGGTGATCCTCGCAGGTGTGAACTTACCCGGAGACCTGCTGGAGTTAGAACTGGGGCGTTACGAGGTGATCTTGGGAATGGATTGGCTAGCACAACACAGAGCCGTGGTTGAGTGTGCCAAGGCATGCGTTAGGATCCCGCTTGATGGGAGGCAAATCGTGTACAGAGGAATGAGAACTAGGACCGGAATAACTGTGGTGTCGATGGCCCATGCTGAAGAAGCAATCCGGAAAGGAGGAGAAGCCTTTTTAGCCACTATTGAAATGGTGGGTGAGACCGAAGCGCCAGATCTGGAGAGTATCCCTGTAGCAGCAGAGTATGCCGATGTGTTCAAACCACTACGCGGACCCCCACCTCAACGAAATAACGCTTTTACGATTGAGCTAGAACCCGGAACCGCACCGGTTTCCAGGGCCCCCTACCGTTTGGCGCCTGCAGAGATGGCTGAACTGAAGAAACAACTGGAAGAACTAGTGGAAAAGGGATTCATACGTCCGAGTAGCTCGCCTTGGGGGGCGCCGGTACTCTTTGTAAAGAAGAAGGATGGGAGCCTCCGACTGTGCATCGACTACCGGGGATTGAACAAAGTTACCGTTAAAAATAAGTATCCCCTACCCCGTATAGACGAACTTATGGACCAGCTGGAGGGAGCCACTTGGTTCTCGAAGATAGACCTCGCTTCAGGTTATCACCAAATCCCTATTCACGAAGAAGATATTAGGAAGACAGCTTTTCGTACCCGGTACGGACACTACGAATTCGTAGTAATGCCCTTTGGACTGACGAACGCGCCGGCAGCTTTCATGGGGCTAATGAATGATATTTTCAGAGATTATCTGGACCAGTGTGTGATTGTCTTCATCGACGATATCTTAATTTACTCCAAGAGCCGGGAGGACCACAGACGCCATTTGGGTATCGTACTGGACAAGTTAAGGGAGCATGGGTTATATGCTAAGCTtagcaagtgtagtttctggcaaCGTAAGATTGGGTTTCTGGGTCATGTGATCTCCGAAGCAGGGATAGCGGTGGACCCCGAGAAGATCACCGCGATCACGAAATGGCCAACACCAAGTAACGCAACAGAAGTACGAAGTTTCCTCGGGTTGGCGGGATACTACCGCAAGTATGTTTTAGGGTTCGCCACAATAGCCAGGCCACTCACCCGCCTTACAGGCAAGGAGGTTAGGTTCGAATGGACAGAGGCGTGCGAAGAGGGCGCCGGGTTAGAGGTTGTGGAACAAGCCGACCTGCTGAGTCGAATCAGTAAGGCCCAGGAAACGGACTCCACACTCCAAAAGATGGTCGACAAGGAGGTGAGCGGGTACCGTACGGCTGGGAATGGTACCATCCTGTTTAAAGGCCGAGTGTGCGTACCACAGGGAGGGAACTTGAGGGACGAACTACTGGCACAAGCTCATTAA
- the LOC111200418 gene encoding NADH dehydrogenase [ubiquinone] 1 alpha subcomplex subunit 13-B, which translates to MTEAMIRKKPGMASVKDMPLLQDGPPPGGFAPVRYARRISNTGPSAMAIFLTVSGAFAWGMYQVGQGNKIRRALKEEKYAARRAILPILQAEEDERFVSEWKKYLDYEADVMKDVPGWKVGENVYNSGRWMPPATGELRPDVW; encoded by the exons ATGACGGAGGCGATGATAAGGAAGAAGCCTGGGATGGCGAGTGTGAAGGATATGCCGCTGCTTCAAGATGGTCCGCCACCGGGTGGATTCGCGCCGGTCCGATACGCTCGGCGGATATCCAATACGGGTCCTAGCGCCATGGCTATTTTCCTGACAGTTTCTGGTGCATTTGCTTGGGGGATGTACCAGGTCGGCCAGGGAAACAAGATCCGCAG GGCGTTGAAGGAAGAGAAATATGCTGCTCGTAGAGCTATACTTCCCATTCTTCaagctgaagaagatgaaag GTTTGTGTCCGAGTGGAAAAAGTATCTGGACTACGAGGCAGATGTAATGAAGGATGTTCCGGGATGGAAAGTTGGCGAGAACGTTTACAATTCTGGTCGTTGGATGCCGCCGGCGACTGGGGAACTCCGTCCTGATGTCTGGTGA